One region of Cryptococcus deuterogattii R265 chromosome 14, complete sequence genomic DNA includes:
- a CDS encoding endo-1 encodes MLKLALATVATIASIQVSATTYPLSDSFSGTSFFDGFRFPVETYDNTTNGDVFWATADNTSLLYVNENNRVIIKVDNESDVVYLQKRYAPKLLSQKTWDIGTVWVMDAVHMPYGCSVWPAFWTQGPNWPAGGEIDISEGINLRTNNMVALHTTGGTCTISNSSSMTGSITYDNCDISQNSDSGCTVNDTNANSYGEGFAAAGGGVLVAEWATDGIRVWFLTRNAVPSSLSVSASSIDTSTLGEPVAQYSSDTCDVQNLFGPQTLTIDITLCGDFAGNADLLAETCGALVGDNTCYTTYVVNNQSSTLAQAYYEINYINVYSSNSNASATSTTTAGAATSATSGSDSTASANASASGSGSSSGAGRVETVLEGLFGALLFGLAMIL; translated from the exons ATGCTCAAGCTCGCTCTCGCCACCGTGGCAACTATCGCATCCATCCAGGTCAGCGCCACCACTTATCCTCTGAGTGACTCCTTCTCTGGCACCTCATTCTT CGACGGGTTCCGATTCCCCGTCGAGACATATGACAACACTACCAA CGGAGACGTCTTCTGGGCTACTGCGGATAACACTTCTCTCCTTTATGTCAACGAAAACAACCgtgtcatcatcaaagtcGACAACGAATCCGATGTCGTCTACCTCCAAAAACGATATGCACCCAAACTTCTCAGTCAGAAGACTTGGGATATTGGTACCGTTTGGGTGATGGATGCTGTACATATGCCTTATGGTTGCAGTGTTTGGCCTGCTTTCTGGACTC AGGGACCTAACTGGCCTGCTGGAGGTGAGATTGATATTTCTGAAGGTATCAACCTCCGTACCAACAACATGGTTGCTCTTCACACCACTGGTGGGAC CTGCACAATCTCAAACTCATCCTCTATGACCGGCTCAATCACCTACGACAACTGCGACATTTCCCAAAACTCAGACTCAGGATGTACAGTCAATGATACCAACGCTAATTCATACGGTGAGGGCTTCGCGGCCGCGGGTGGGGGTGTCTTAGTTGCCGAGTGGGCGACTGATGGGATCAGGGTTTGGTTCTTGACT AGGAATGCCGTACCCAGTTCTTTGAGCGTTAGTGCCTCCTCCATCGACACTTCCACTCTTGGCGAACCAGTTGCCCAATATAGCTCTGACACTTGCGACGTGCAAAACCTATTTGGCC CTCAAACTCTTACTATTGACATCACCCTTTGTGGCGATTTCGCCGGTAACGCCGATCTTCTCGCAGAGACTTGCGGTGCTCTGGTAGGCGATAACACTTG TTACACAACCTACGTCGTCAACAACCAATCATCCACTCTCGCTCAAGCTTACTATGAGATCAACTATATCAACGTCTATTCTTCTAACTCCAACGCGAGCGCAACTTCCACCACTACTGCTGGTGCGGCTACTTCTGCCACTTCTGGATCCGATTCTACTGCCAGTGCCAATGCTAGTGCAAGTGGAAGCGGAAGCTCAAGTGGTGCTGGAAGGGTCGAGACCGTCCTTGAGGGATTGTTCGGTGCTTTGCTATTTGGCCTTGCGATGATCCTTTAA
- a CDS encoding glycogen debranching enzyme, with product MDGGAFKRDDWKERKLPSDLSRPIEVDLPISAPGAFCYFIEYDSPDSTGRIQGRKGYFNVDPIIALPARTPFFPPDTPMTSGPLEDESSGAILPKDKQLSLDSLIIISVLAKWMGKTTEWEPFFAEASRRGYNMLHWAPLQQKGVSGSPYSIQNQLVFDVDLLKDPKAKDGGVKEIEEVLKFAKEKYGLGGVTDVVLNHTAYDSPWLQEHPEAGYSPYNTPHLAPALEFEDALLSLTTRLSSLGLPTNLKSESDLQALIPHIKSSINDAKLWEYYVFDVQGSERTVADSLLNSKPEAPKSWDGVSLQGKTLDELADIVKSSNIITSYRAYSSRYCTSVPPAVAAGFIQAAYPGDSAENQASRWGKILDVLNVNLYKEYNEDIQTGIDGVVGRLRYTRLEEGGPKLGELTGERAIVERYFTRIPKNDITKKHPESALAVANNGWMWAADPLNNFAEYPSKAYLRRQVIVWDDCVKLRYGSQPSDNPWLWQHMISYAELLAGMFDGFRLDNCHSTPLPLGKAVIDAGRRINPNLYIMAELFTGSQEMDLKFVRELGINSLVREAYNGNTVKNFADLLWRFGLGKPVGSMDVACLTSSGEVHLSLSSSKSSARPARVTPLQGSVPHAVFYDLTHDNQSPRDKRTAEDALSTGALVTFCAAALGSNKGFDDLYPKLLDLVTDNRKYEVIGKEKEKSSGIGNVKRVLNALHVEMMEGGYSEGYVHEDGEYLMIHRVHPVTHKGYMLVAHTAYPGFKGRGWVKPIRLGRTSISYIFGASIKTRFEEWKDDPSTHRGIPSTLREISPPEITKGTENGEEYQEVVVPEDFAPGSIMVFATQMSDISGNLDAFCKEGAVEAMSQLDLVDLNVILHRADGEEKDATGGDGTYTIPNYGPITFCGLEGWMHPLREITKKNDLGHPLCQHLREGTWAFDYVVNRLDKQTGDLPHLAAPAKWFASRFDQIKATAPSFMRPKYFSLVIHEAYKAARRAVVEQCSEFVSSGHSFIHNLALCSVQMYGLVKSASLDPGKPVPSLAAGLPHFSAGWARCWGRDVFISLRGLFLTTGNYPAARAHILSFGSTLKHGLIPNLLDSTRNPRYNCRDGPWWFIQNVQDYTHMAPNGLTILSDKVKRRFPADDTWVPWNSPRAYEYESSVAELIQEILQRHAEGIEFREYNAGPNLDMDMRDEGFNQKIWVDWDTGIIFGGNRYNCGTWMDKMGSSEKAGNKGLPATPRDGAPIEITGLLKSALTWLDKLSKGGKFPFKGVNASVKGQKRLVTYKEWSDLIQASFEKHYYVPSDPAEDDKHVINKGLVNRRGIYKDVFGTPKDREWSDYQLRCNFTLPMIVAPELFTPSKALEALRIADAVLRAPLGMKTLDPSDSQYRGDYENSNDSTDQAIAKGWNYHQGPEWGFPLGWFLMAYLKFDRLAGEGKSSPTKTMHYISNILRNLARHIENDPWRGLPELTNSNGSFCYDSCNTQAWSASTILDVLEEMHKSGKN from the exons ATGGACGGGGGCGCGTTTAAGCGTGATGACTGGAAAGAGCGAAAGTTGCCCTCCGACCTGAGCAG ACCTATCGAGGTCGACCTTCCAATTTCCGCTCCCGGAGCATTCTGCTACTTTATCGAATATGACTCGCCCGATTCTACAGGTCGAATTCAAGGCCGAAAAGGCTACTTTAACGTTGACCCCATCATCGCTCTTCCCGCTCGTACcccattcttccctcccGATACCCCCATGACATCCGGCCctctggaagatgagtcTTCAGGTGCCATCCTTCCGAAGGACAAACAGCTTAGTCTTGATAGtcttatcatcatctctgtTCTTGCCAAATGGATGGGCAAGACTACAGAATGGgaacccttcttcgctgAGGCTAGCAGAAGAGGCTACAACATGCTTCATTGGGCGCCTCTTCAACAGAAGGGTGTGTCTGGCAGTCCCTACTCTATTCAGAACCAATTAGTCTTTGATGTAGACCTCTTGAAGGACccaaaggcaaaggatggtggagtgaaggagattgaagaagtgTTGAAGTTTGCAAAGGAAAAGTACGGTTTGGGAGGTGTCACTGACGTAGTGTTGAACCACACTGCATATGATTCTCCTTGGTTGCAGGAGCACCCTGAAGCTG GTTACTCCCCATACAACACTCCCCATCTTGCCCCTGCTCTCGAATTTGAAGACGCTCTTCTGAGCTTGACAACAAGACTCTCGTCCCTTGGTCTTCCCACCAACCTCAAATCCGAGTCTGACCTCCAGGCATTGATCCCCCACAtcaaatcttccatcaacGATGCCAAACTGTGGGAGTACTACGTCTTTGACGTCCAAGGCTCGGAGCGTACTGTCGCCGATTCTTTGCTCAATTCCAAGCCTGAAGCACCCAAGTCTTGGGACGGCGTTTCCCTTCAAGGCAAGACACTCGATGAACTCGCCGACATTGTCAAGTCTTccaacatcatcacttcttACCGTGCCTACTCCTCCCGATACTGCACTTCTGTCCCTCCAGCTGTGGCTGCAGGATTTATCCAAGCTGCTTACCCAGGGGATTCTGCAGAGAACCAAGCCAGTCGATGGGGCAAAATCCTGGATGTGCTGAATGTGAATCTTTATAAGGAGTATAATGAGGATATCCAAACTGGTATCGATGGTGTTGTAGGAAGGTTGAGATATACTAGATTGGAGGAGGGTGGGCCTAAGCTTGGTGAGCTTACCGGAGA GCGGGCGATCGTGGAGCGCTATTTCACTCGAATCCCCAAGAATGACATTACCAAGAAACACCCCGAGAGTGCTCTCGCTGTCGCCAACAACGGCTGGATGTGGGCAGCTGACCCTTTAAACAACTTTGCCGAGTACCCTTCTAAAGCCTACCTCCGCCGCCAAGTCATTGTCTGGGATGACTGTGTCAAGCTCCGATACGGTTCTCAACCTTCCGACAACCCGTGGTTATGGCAGCACATGATTTCATATGCCGAACTCCTCGCTGGGATGTTTGATGGTTTCCGTTTGGACAACTGTCACTCTACCCCATTGCCCTTGGGAAAGGCCGTCATCGACGCTGGTCGACGAATCAATCCTAACCTCTACATCATGGCTGAGCTCTTCACTGGAAGCCAGGAGATGGACTTGAAGTTTGTCAGAGAGCTGGGTATTAACAGTCTTGTCAGAGAGGCGTACAATGGTAACACTGTCAAGAACTTTGCGGATCTCCTTTGGAGGTTTGGCCTTGGGAAGCCTGTGGGTTCCATGGACGTCGCCTGCCTTACATCATCAGGAGAAGTCCACCTTAGCCTTTCGTCATCAAAGTCCAGCGCTCGTCCGGCGCGTGTCACCCCTCTTCAAGGTTCTGTGCCCCATGCAGTCTTCTATGACCTTACGCACGATAACCAGTCTCCTCGAGACAAGCGAACTGCCGAAGATGCCTTGTCTACAGGTGCTCTCGTAACCTTTTGTGCTGCTGCTTTGGGATCCAACAAAGGTTTTGATGACCTCTACCCCAAGCTCCTTGATCTGGTGACCGATAACAGAAAGTATGAGGTCATTGgtaaggagaaggagaagtctAGTGGTATCGGTAATGTCAAGCGAGTGCTGAACGCCCTTCATGTGGAAATGATGGAGGGTGGCTACTCTGAAGGCTACGTGCATGAGGATGGCGAG TATCTCATGATCCACCGAGTTCACCCCGTCACGCACAAGGGATACATGCTCGTTGCCCATACCGCATACCCAGGCTTCAAAGGTCGAGGATGGG TCAAACCCATTAGACTTGGTCGAACTTCCATCTCATATATCTTCGGTGCCTCTATCAAGACCCGCtttgaagaatggaaggatgaCCCCTCTACTCATCGTGGTATCCCGTCGACCCTTAGAGAGATCTCTCCTCCTGAGATCACCAAAGGCACtgagaatggagaagagtatcAGGAGGTTGTTGTGCCAGAAGACTTTGCTCCCGGAAGTATCATGGTTTTCGCTACTCAGATGAGC GATATTTCTGGTAACTTGGATGCTTTCTGCAAAGAAGGTGCCGTAGAAGCTATGAGTCAGCTGGACTTGGTAGACCTCAACGTCATCCTCCACAGGGCTGACggtgaagagaaggacgcTACTG GTGGCGATGGTACTTACACTATCCCCAATTACGGCCCCATTACATTCTGCGGTCTAGAAGGCTGGATGCACCCTTTGCGAGAGATcacaaagaagaatgatcTCGGTCATCCTCTGTGCCAACACTTGCGAGAAGGTACCTGGGCATTTGACTACGTTGTAAACAGGTTGGACAA GCAAACTGGTGATCTCCCTCACCTTGCGGCTCCTGCCAAGTGGTTCGCTTCCCGCTTTGATCAGATCAAGGCTACCGCCCCCTCATTCATGCGCCCGAAGTACTTCTCCCTCGTCATTCATGAAGCCTACAAGGCTGCCCGCCGAGCTGTTGTTGAGCAATGCTCTGAATTTGTTTCTTCTGGCCATTCGTTCATTCACAATCTCGCCTTGTGCTCTGTGCAAATGTATGGCTTGGTGAAGAGTGCCAGCTTGGATCCCGGAAAACCTGTGCCAAGTCTGGCCGCCGGTCTGCCCCACTTCTCCGCTGGTTGGGCTAGGTGTTGGGGACGAGACGTC TTCATCTCTCTTCGAGGTCTTTTCCTTACTACCGGTAACTATCCAGCTGCTAGGGCCCACATATTGTCCTTTGGGAGCACTCTCAAACACGGTTTGATCCCCAACTTGCTTGACTCAACGCGAAACCCCAGGTACAACTGTCGTGATGGCCCTT GGTGGTTCATTCAAAACGTCCAGGATTACACCCACATGGCTCCCAATGGTTTGACCATCCTTTCTGACAAGGTCAAGCGCCGATTCCCTGCGGATGACACATGGGTTCCTTGGAATAGTCCGAGGGCCTACGAGTACGAGAGCAGCGTTGCCGAATTGATTCAGGAGATCTTGCAGAGGCATGCCGAGGGTATCGAATTTAGGGAGTATAAT GCCGGACCCAACCTCGATATGGACATGCGCGACGAAGGATTTAACCAAAAGATCTGGGTTGATTGGGACACCGGAATCATCTTTGGTGGTAACAGATACAATTGCGGTACTTGGATGGACAAGATGGGTTCGTCCGAAAAGGCAGGTAACAAGGGTCTTCCGGCTACTCCTCGGGATGGCGCTCCCATTGAAATCACTGGTCTACTCAAGAGCGCCCTTACTTGGCTTGATAAGTTAAGCAAGGGTGGTAAATTCCCTTTCAAAGGCGTGAATGCGTCTG TCAAGGGCCAGAAGCGTCTCGTGACATATAAAGAATGGTCTGATCTCATCCAAGCCTCTTTCGAGAAGCATTATTACGTTCCCAGTGACCCCGCTGAAGATGACAAACACGTCATCAATAAAGGTTTAGTCAACCGCCGCGGTATCTACAAAGATGTGTTTGGAACTCCAAAGGATAGAGAGTGGAGTGACTATCAG CTTCGATGCAACTTCACTCTTCCGATGATTGTGGCTCCTGAGCTTTTCACTCCTTCCAAAGCTCTCGAGGCTTTGCGTATCGCGGATGCCGTGCTTCGCGCTCCTCTAGGCATGAAGACCCTTGACCCTTCAGACAGCCAGTATCGAGGCGACTATGAAAATTCGAACGACAGTACAGATCAAGCCATTGCCAAGGGCTGGAAC TATCACCAGGGTCCTGAGTGGGGCTTCCCTCTTGGCTGGTTCCTCATGGCTTACCTTAAGTTCGACCGTCTTGCTGGTGAAGGCAAATCT AGTCCCACCAAGACTATGCACTACATTTCCAATATCCTTAGGAATCTGGCCCGCCACATTGAAAATGACCCATGGAGAGGCCTGCCGGAGCTAACCAATAGCA ATGGAAGCTTCTGCTATGATTCCTGTAATACTCAGGCATGGAGCGCAAGTACGATCCTCGACGTattggaggagatgcaCAAGAGTGGGAAGAATTAG
- a CDS encoding 60S ribosomal protein L44, whose translation MEMNERDIWERMLITTFFLQTGPDEPTARVRLARSTPPTRLPSTRRARTLFPPKESDDTTESNPVTVVRLSLSSTRRLRPALCPFLATILSPQQTKKVVLRLECTVCKTKHQLALKRCKHFELGGDKKQRGAAISF comes from the exons ATGGAGATGAACGAGAGAGATATATGGGAAAGGATGCTAATCACCACTTTCTTCCTGCAAACAGGACCCGACGAACCT ACTGCAAGGGTAAGGCTTGCAAGAAGCACACCCCCCACAAGGTTACCCAGTacaagaagggcaaggactCTCTTTCCGCCCAAGGAAAGCGACGATACGACC GAAAGCAATCCGGTTACGGTGGTCAGACTAAGCCTGTCTTCCACAAGAAGGCTAAGACC CGCGCTTTGTCCGTTCCTTGCGACTATACTTTCCCCCCAACAGACCAAGAAGGTTGTCCTCCGTCTCGAGTGCACCGTCTGCAAGACCAAGCACCAACTCGCCCTCAAGCGATGCAAGCACTTCGAGCTCGGTGGTgacaagaagcagagggGTGCCGCCATTTCCTTCTAA
- a CDS encoding 40S ribosomal protein S18-A, translating into MSFAPLEAHQQFQHILRLLNTNVKGGGKIMYALTEIKGVGRRYANLVCKKADVDLNKRAGELNSDELERIVTIMQNPAQFKIPSWFLNRQRDITDGKSQHILSNVIDQRLREDLERLKKIRTHRGLRHHWGLKVRGQHTKTTGRRVGRAVAGKKK; encoded by the exons ATGTCCTTCGCTCCCCTCGAGGCCCACCAGCAATTCCAG CACATCTTGCGTCTCCTTAACACCAACGTTAAGGGTGGCGGTAAGATCATGTACGCTCTTACTGAGATTAAGGGTGTCGGTCGACGATACGCCAACTTGGTCTGCAAGAAGGCCGATGTTGACCTCAACAAGAG GGCTGGTGAGCTCAACTCCGACGAGCTCGAGCGAATCGTTACCATCATGCAGAACCCCGCCCAGTTCAAGATCCCCTCTTGGTTCCTTAACAGGCAGCGAGACATCACCGACGGCAAGAGCCAGcacatcctctccaacGTTATCGACCAGCGTCTCCGTGAGGACCTCgagaggttgaagaagatcaggACCCACCGAGGTCTTCGACACCACTGGGGTCTCAAGGTCAGGGGTCAGCACACCAAGACCAC TGGTCGTCGTGTTGGCAGGGCCGTCGccggcaagaagaagtaa